A region of the Cricetulus griseus strain 17A/GY chromosome 7, alternate assembly CriGri-PICRH-1.0, whole genome shotgun sequence genome:
AATGGTGACAAAGATTGCGGTGATGAGCAGATAGCCTATCAGGGTGAGCTCCACAGCACTGCGAGTCTCGGGGTCTGAGAGTGAGGCTGGGTAGCGTCCTCGAGATGTTACTCCCAACCGGAAGCCAGCGATTCTCAACCCTTGCCGCCAGCAGTAATAGATGCCCCGGTCACTCAACTGGGTAAAGCGGATGTGGAGATGGTTGCCGTGGTCGATGAACACGCGCATGGATCTGTTGACGCCTTTTAGGTATTGTGTGCGGTAGAGGGGCTGGCGGTCTTTGTCCCAGGCTACAGCATGCTCTGGCCGGGCCCCGGGACAGGAGATGATGAGGCCATGGCCTAGTCTCTGCTGATGGAATTGAATGGGCACCTGAGGCAGCCAGGGACGGCTGCCCATTTTGGACACATAGTTGTAGATTGTCAGCATACCCTTCCGGATCTGATTCCTCTTCTCACAGGACACTAGGCAGCTCTGAATTAGCAGCTCAGGTGTGTGGTACCTGGTCCTGATCCACAGTTTCCTTGGCACAGCCCGAGAGCCACAGGACACGACATCGGGCAGTGTCTTAAGGTACCGAGGGGAGAGGTCAGGGTTCTGCAGGTAGCAGAGTCCAAGGCGCCACTGTTCCCCATGCACCCCACAGCGGTCACAGGGTGTCCACTCCCAGAAGGTAGTAAAGACATGGAGGCTTCCAAAGTATTCATCCGGCAATGGCTCCTGGCCCCTGTCCTTGAAGGTGGCTACCATTCCCTCACTGCTTTGGATGTCCACATCATAGGCATAAAAATAGTCCCCCTTACGGGTGCCACAAAAATATAGGCCTGAGTCCTCGGGCTGGGCCCGGAAAACCAACAGACTGAACATCCGGATGCTGAAGCGAACCAGCATGCTGCTGCCTGCTCGAACATGAGCCGCCTCTGTGAGCAACCGCCCATCAAAGTCTGTAAGCACTGTAGTGTGGCTGCTTCCCAGGTGCTTTTGGTAATACCagaccacagctgaaacatcctCAGGTTTGCAGTGGCAGGGAAGCTCAAAGCTCATGTCAGCCAGATAGGCAGCATTATCAAACATCAGGAAAGCTGGGCAGGGAGTCTTCTGAAAAATGTTCTCCTTCTCCACGATTTCAAAGGCCTGGAGACTGCCCCAGGCCCACAGGAGCACAGTGGTGTGGGCCAGACTCATGCTTGTAGGAAGGAGGGTCTTAAATGGGCAGGGCAAAACCTAAGGCACCAAAGACCTATGGCTTTTTAGAAATCATGCTGAGAGGAGGCTGCTACATAAAGAAAGGGTCAAACAACCagtaaaagaagccagaaaacTGCAGAGGAGACAGCCAGGTGCAAGGCAATTTATTCCCAGCTGATGTACAAGATGCCGTTCTAACACACCAGGACAGATCTCAAGAGTGGGGTGGGGAGTCATTCTAGAACCTAGCAGTCTCTCACCTTTCTAGAACACTGACACTCAACTAAGAATGGGTCAAGGGAAACTAGAATGAGCTGTAAGTACCCTTGGCCCTGCCTGCCCAGGAGAACATCCTTTTATTATTCTGAGAGATAACAGCAACCTCTCTTGCACAGCTGGTCATCCGGGATGCTGGCCAGACCTGGGCCAATGGACTGGGGATTTCCCAGGCTCAACCTGTGAAAGAACTAGGTCTCTGGGGGAACATTCTGCATCTCAAATGAAGGACCTTTCCTTGTTATTGATTGGCTGTTCACTCACTGGCTTTGGGTTATAAATATTCTGGTTAAGAGTTATGATCAGTGCTTGTCTTTCGCTAGAGGTCAGTGAGTTtgccctcccccccctccccacacacaggaGGAAACTCTGTGTGGCCAGAATTTAGTTGTAAGCACACCTACCTCTCAAGGCTAGGGACATGGCAAACTCGAAAGGCAGGTAGCAAAACACTCTCAACCAGGTGGGCCCTTGGCTACCCTGGGGAAACACAAGATGAAGTTATGGGTTGGAGAAGTGGGCAAGCCCACTATGAAAAGGGAAGTGGGTGTGGGTTCCTCACCATAGTTCTTTCAATACTTCTGCAGACACCCCAAGATAACCCCACAAAATTCGTTCCAAGGGGGCTGGcgggatggctcaatggttaagagaactggttgctcttccagaggcctgggGTAGGTTTGACTCCAGCACTattatggcagcttacaaccatctgtaactacactTCCAGAGATGCCAacactctctctggcctcctcaggcactgggTACACACATGgtggacatacatacatgtaggcaaaacacttagaCACATtaaacaagtctttttttttttaaaaaaaatgctttctgaGACCGCTTGGGAATGCTGAGGGCAGCCAGTCCTATCATTGGACCCCATACAGACCTAGTAGCTCCTGTAGGAGCCCCTCCTCTCCCTGTAGCCCAGCAAATGGCTCCTCCATGCTGAGTGCCCCCTGCATGGGTCTGGTGGTGCCCATAGCCTGCAACTTCTGAAACAAGAGCTGACAGCTCTCTCGCTCTGCATGGCTCAGCAGGCTCAGGTTCAAGGTGAATCGCCCAGTGTTAGCCAAGCTGTGCAGAATCCCTAGCACTGCCTCCCGGTCACTTAGCCTCACATGCTCAGCCAGTGCCACTAGCAGCTCCCCAAGAAGTCCAAAGCCCACATCCATCTGGAAGAGGTGGCCCAGCTTGGGACCCCCAAGTTGAAGCAGGGCTTGGTAGCGCTCTGACCCACTTCTTAAGTGTCTCCGCCAATCACGGTAAAACTCTGCAGAGGTCGCAGGCAGGAAGGGTGATTTCTCCTGCATAACAAAAGGAAACAGGTCCAGAGCTCATCTTGCCACTCTGCAACTGTGATGGGGAGGGAGGTTATGAATTTTCATCTTAGCGCTGCAACTGCTCTCTGAGCTCTAGGAAGGCTAGCCTCTGCGGCCTCATTTTCAGATGAGGGAGCTGGggatgcaggagggagggagggcccaAGGAATGAATCCAGGCTATGATTTGAAGGTCTCCTTTGTACTGGGGTTTTCCTCCTGAGAAAGGAAACATAGCTCTTGGCCTTTTAGAGTAAGTCAGAACTTTCTCTGAAAAAAGTGAGGGAGTTTACTGTAAATCTCTGGTCTGACAGGCTGGgttcttccccaccccccataCCACCACAGGCTCACAATACTATTTACCACCAATctgagaaagaatattaagaggaCTGCTAAGCCCAATTCAACTCAGTCTCACCATCTAATTGCTGTTCTgggattaggaaaaaaaaatctctttctgtTGGCTTCCCTGAGACATAAGAATGTGGTATGTGTTGTAAAAAGATAGGGTCATAGCTTtagcacagagaaatcctgctggGCCAAAGAGACTGCCCCCAGCACCTACCTGGGGTATTTCAGTGGCCACATCCTCAAAAGTCCTTTCCCTAGTAGTGTGACTATTCCAGGGCACACTTCTTTTTCCTCCCATTTTGTCCTTCTGTTCCAGAGGTTTCAGGTGTGATGCAAGGACAATACCTCTGGGTCAAAGACAAAGATTGAAACTTAAATGTTTCTCTAAGCCTGGGGCAGCTATTTGGCTAGGCGTATTTACAGGAAATAGGGCAATTACTACAACAATAGTAGCATAGATACCTAAAAGTCCTCATGCACTTCAAATGGGCTACACACTGTGCTCAGAGTCTTACATGCAATAACTCAAACAACTGTAgcagccatttctctctctttacaGACAGAGCTGAGTCTCAGATAGGTTAAGGAGCTTGGGTAAGATCAAGTAACAGAGGGTAGGGGCAGGACAGAATGATCTGAATCTAGACTGCTTGCTTTTGACTTCTGTAGCCCACCAGGACAGAGGGGCCTGTTGAAAACAGCTGCAAGCCAACCTGAACTCCTCATAGGAAGGCACTCTTTGTTCAACTGCCCGTAACTTGGCATCATTCTCCCTTTTGTACTTCTCATCAGCAGCAAGTGCAGCCTGCAGCTCTTTCTCCAAAGCCTTGAAGTTGATTGCATCATTCTTTTCCATGGCAAGGCCTGGGAAGGCAAGAAGAACGCATTTCAGCAGAGGGTTTCATATCAGGGTAAAGATGATGCCTTGGGATTCTTTGCCAGAATGTGAAACAACCCAAAGCAATCCAATCTACGTCCTGGAATGCTACAGAAGTCtagtttccttctttaaagatCAAACGGAATTGCACGGTGAAGACATATTGAAGGCTTCTTACAGAAAACAGAGCAGAAAGCTTCCAGTTTGAAGTCTTAATTTTGTTCTCTGCTTCTAACACTATTTTAGATGCCAAGGGCTAGCACAGCAGTGGTAGgagcttgcctagcaagtgcaagACCTTGGGTTTGATGTCCAGCGTGATCACAAAGCAAGTAATCTGGGCGTTTCAGCTGAGAAAGCATTTAGATCTCAGAATTCTGAAACTCCATTCTTTCACATAGGATTTCTCTACGGCATGTTGCCACAGAGGAGCGCGTGCCTACCCACGCACATACACACGGGTGCACACAGCAGAACTCTTATTAGTTACTCTTGAGCTCCAGGACAAAATTTCACACTTTGTTAACTATtttaaatggaggaaaaaagtaGTTTCACCTAAACCAAAATCAATGACCAAGCAGGGAGTGCGTCAAGGAAAAGTGGCAGAAGGGAAAAAGTTCAGCGACTTCTATTTCCCCCCCCCGAGGGGGGGGGGCTGAATAATCTACATTCCCCAAACCCCTGACAAACGGAGGGCTACAGGCACaggttgtgtggtgtgtgggcaTTATAGCCAGTCCTACCACCCGAGTTCTGTGCCTCCCGGTATGAGTCTGACAGGCTGTTTTCACCGCAATCTGTGAGAACCCTCGCTACCTCAGAATCCTGGTGAGCCGGAGCTAGATACAGCACTTCACTCCTGATCAGCCCTAGGGCAGGAAAAGTGCGGGTCCACAAGCAACTCCACAACCATCCCCGACCTCAAAGTGGGATGCCATGTGGGCAGTATTAGCAAGCCAGCATCTGGACTCAAGTGTCTCAGATCGTATCCATTGttttttgggtggggggtgggaggtgtcTTGCTACGTGGTCCAGGTTGTTCTCTCCAAAACATCTGAGCTCATGGTCTTTCCTCCAGGCTCAGCCTGGGGAGCAGCTGAGACTCCCGCCTCCCTGACAAGGTCTTAGCCTTCCCCAATCATAGAATGACTAGAACAACTCCCTTTACTCTGTCCCTCGACCCTCACCCAGCAGGCCCAGCCTTGGACCCCTTGCTTTCTTGGGGGGTTAAACCCCCGATCTGTTAGAACGCCTGCGTATCGCCCTCCCAACAGCGGCAGTCGCCTAGCAACGGCGCCACTAGCCCGCCCACGTGACCCGCCCGAAGGCCCTCCGTTTCAGGGTGTCCCAAGGCGCCTGATCAGATTCGTGAATCCTCCGGCCTTGCTTTTCTTTGGGGCAATTCACGCTTTGTTTTGAGGACCGACAACTTGGTCCTTCCCGTTTCTGTCTCCGAGGTCAGCATTCCTCGAAGCTGTTCTTCAGGCAGACGGTGTCCTCCGAGACGGAGCGGGCGGGCGGGCGGGCGGGCGGCGCGCTCGGGGTCCTTCCTGGCGCCGGGCGCCGGCGTTGTCGCGGCGTGCAGCGGAAGCGCGGGCTCAGGCTGCGGACCCGGAGTGCTCGGTTGAGCAGGCGGCGGGTGAGCTGGCCCGGGAAGGGAGCTCTGGGAGGTTGGGACACGAGAGAACATGGGCTTGGGAAGAGGCGATTTATATAGTGTTTATCCCTTTCGCTTCACACGGGTAAATTGAGGCCTGGAGTGGGAAAGGGAATGAaagataccccccccccccaacacacgcTCACAGCGACGATTCCGGGCTTTCCTCGATACCCTGCGTGGTTAAAATCCTGTCCCTAGGTAGAGGTGGCGCTCTGTCGACCCAGACCCCCGCCACTCCCCCTTCTTTCGGTGACTCCTTCACCTCTAAGCCTTCTCGATCTTCAAAATATTCGGCACCGAGCAGGCTGTGGTGGCTAATGCCTGTTTCTCCCGCTCTGGAGAtcgaggcaggaagattgctgcaggttcaagaccagcctaggctaagTCGTGACAGAAAAGCTTCAGCGTTCCTTTGAGAATCTGCGTTGTAGCGGGAGGATGCAGGTTTAGTATTTAGAAACTAGCTTTGCTTAACTAAATACGTCACTAATTCACCCCCCttccccaaaaaacccaaaacccaaca
Encoded here:
- the Fam187a gene encoding Ig-like V-type domain-containing protein FAM187A, with protein sequence MSLAHTTVLLWAWGSLQAFEIVEKENIFQKTPCPAFLMFDNAAYLADMSFELPCHCKPEDVSAVVWYYQKHLGSSHTTVLTDFDGRLLTEAAHVRAGSSMLVRFSIRMFSLLVFRAQPEDSGLYFCGTRKGDYFYAYDVDIQSSEGMVATFKDRGQEPLPDEYFGSLHVFTTFWEWTPCDRCGVHGEQWRLGLCYLQNPDLSPRYLKTLPDVVSCGSRAVPRKLWIRTRYHTPELLIQSCLVSCEKRNQIRKGMLTIYNYVSKMGSRPWLPQVPIQFHQQRLGHGLIISCPGARPEHAVAWDKDRQPLYRTQYLKGVNRSMRVFIDHGNHLHIRFTQLSDRGIYYCWRQGLRIAGFRLGVTSRGRYPASLSDPETRSAVELTLIGYLLITAIFVTIHVCRCCCYSFRCCPNFSTHALLQL
- the Ccdc103 gene encoding coiled-coil domain-containing protein 103; protein product: MEKNDAINFKALEKELQAALAADEKYKRENDAKLRAVEQRVPSYEEFRGIVLASHLKPLEQKDKMGGKRSVPWNSHTTRERTFEDVATEIPQEKSPFLPATSAEFYRDWRRHLRSGSERYQALLQLGGPKLGHLFQMDVGFGLLGELLVALAEHVRLSDREAVLGILHSLANTGRFTLNLSLLSHAERESCQLLFQKLQAMGTTRPMQGALSMEEPFAGLQGEEGLLQELLGLYGVQ